A portion of the Gossypium arboreum isolate Shixiya-1 chromosome 8, ASM2569848v2, whole genome shotgun sequence genome contains these proteins:
- the LOC108467853 gene encoding uncharacterized protein LOC108467853 yields MGRWSQFVVAVTILAVGILSASATARPCKTFFVASYSFSFENPNDPSSSTGFVTVFTEIGQLSVVPPKPKPSDVFSSLRERSKDILSVIVALLFGVGCGALTAATLYLVWTLFSARSDYHRACLEDDESDGELSPKKVGYVTIPTVNVKEVN; encoded by the coding sequence ATGGGAAGGTGGAGTCAATTCGTGGTTGCGGTGACTATTCTGGCGGTGGGCATCCTTTCGGCATCAGCCACCGCTAGACCCTGCAAGACATTCTTCGTGGCCTCCTATTCTTTCTCTTTTGAAAACCCTAACGACCCTTCCTCCTCCACCGGATTCGTCACCGTCTTCACCGAGATCGGTCAATTGAGCGTCGTACCACCGAAACCCAAGCCCTCCGATGTCTTCAGCTCTCTCCGTGAGCGCAGTAAGGACATCCTTAGCGTGATCGTCGCTCTTCTCTTCGGCGTCGGTTGCGGCGCTCTCACGGCGGCTACCCTCTACTTGGTCTGGACCCTCTTCTCGGCACGGTCTGATTATCATCGTGCTTGTTTGGAGGATGATGAGAGCGACGGAGAACTTAGCCCTAAGAAGGTTGGGTATGTAACCATTCCCACCGTTAACGTTAAGGAAGTCAATTGA